Part of the bacterium genome, CTATGGCGGTATTGGTATTGAAATTACCGTAAAAGAGGGAACCTTGGTGGTTGTAGCACCGTTGGAAGATTCTCCTGCTTTTAAGGCTGGAGTGAAATCGGGAGATCGTATTCTTAAAATAAACGGCGAGCTGGCAAAAGGCATGACTCTTTTGGATGCTGTGCACAAAATGCGTGGTTCCAAAGGGCAAAAGATAGTTTTAACGTTATGGCATGAAGGTATGCAAAAGCCTGTAGACGTAACCATGGTGCGCGAGCTCATTAAAGTGGCCAGTGTTAAAAAGGAGTTGCTAGAAAATAATGTTGGTTATGTGCGTATTACCAGTTTTCAGGAGCACACAGGCGACGAGTTAAAAGACGCTTTAGACGATTTAAATAAGCAAAGTGGCAGTTTAAAAGGGATTATTCTTGATTTGCGCGATAATCCTGGTGGGTTATTTACCGAAGCGGTTTCGGTGTCGGATCTTTTTCTTTCAAACGGTGTGATTGTATCTACCAAAGGCCGCAACCGTGTTGAAGAAGTTGAATCGGCAAAACCCGGAAGTCCATTTGAAAAAACACCTATGGTTGTATTGGTAAATGGTGGGTCGGCATCGGCCTCCGAAATTGTAACTGGTGCCCTGCAAGATACCAAACGCGCTAAAGTGTTGGGTACAACCTCCTTTGGCAAGGGGTCGGTTCAAACGCTTATGGATATGGGCGATAAGTCGGCTCTTAAAATTACTATTGCCAAGTACTACACCCCCAAAGGACGTTCCATTGATGGTAAAGGTATTGTTCCCGATATTATTTTGGATAACGATACCTATAAGCGTGAAAATCCCAAGGCTAGCGATAGTGACCCTAAAGCATTTATGGATTTTCAAAAGAAGAAGGCTTTCGATTTTATTGAGAAGATGTCTCTTTAATAAATGTCCATAACACTGTTGATTTGGCAATGTTATTTTTCCACTGGGTAAGTTCTAAGTGCTTTTTCTGAAGCCGCAAAAATTCTTCCCTCATCTTGTTTTGTACCAAGCTTTTTTCAAGAGGTGATTTTGAAAAAATACCCAACACAATTTGTGTTCTGTTTTTTGTAAACATGAATATTTCGGGGAGGATAAGGGTTGTGTCAAAGGGGATGGGAAGGCTTTCCTGGGTTTTTTGCGGGTAATACTCGTACAAGATACCGTCTTTATCAATGCCCATGAGTAAAATATATTCGTATTCGGTATTTTTAATTTCTACCTTGAAATTGTTTCCCACTTTTAGTGATTGGTTGTTATCTATGGGCTTGTATTCATCTCCCGATTTTATGAGAAGCGTCATGGAAGGTTTAGTGCCAAAATGAAACGAAAACGCGTTGGAAAAAAGTTTTAAGACTATCCATAAAAAACCGGCCGTTATCATGCAAACAGCTATCAATATATAGCGATGTTTCAATAATTTGTGCATGAACGAGGGTTCTTGATTGTTGGGGGTGGAACGAGTGGGGCCTTTTATTTTTTTTTCTTCATTTAATTGCCTGATGCTTATTTGACAATGAGCACACGTCTTTACGTGATGAGCCTCTTCAGGTGTAATAACTCCTTCATACACGTAACGTTTAAGGGTAGTGGAGTCTAAACAAGTCATCGGTATTAATAAAATCCCCTTCGTCTGATCTACGATCAGGACTTCGGGGATAAAAGCTAGTAACGCCACCAAGCACTTTGTGCTCGGCAACTAACAAGCTCTAAAATGGATAGCCCAGTCCAGTATAAATTTCAAATCCCTCTTTGCCATAGGCCATATCGATTCTGCCAATAACATTAGGAGGAACAAAAGCTCTAATGCCCAAACCTCCCACCGGCTGCCAGTTATTGGTATTAATATGGTTCCAGCTTGGGAATACACGGCCTACTTCAAAAAAAGGATCGGCATTTACCGAAAATTTTTTGCCCATTACTTTTAGATCGGCTACCTTAATACGTTGTTCAATTTGAAAAACCATTTTCGAGCTGTCAATAAAGCGACCCGGTACAAACGAACGGAGCTCGGTAGGGCCGCCAATAGCACTTTGCTCGTAAAAAGGAATATTATTGCCCCAAACCCCTTGAGTATGGAAGCGAAAAACCGATTTCCAGCGGTTTTTAATGATGGGTAAAATGTGACTGATTTCAAAATCGAGCGCCTGAAAAGTATTGTCGCTTAAAAAACCATCAAACGAATAAGAACTCATCAGTGAGGCCAGTGTCCCTTTGTCGGAATATTCACTATTAGTACGGTTATCAAACACAAGGCCGATATCGGTTTTTAAATTTTTCGCACTTGTTACTTTAGGATTGCCGGCAAAGAGAGTGAGAGAAGCCGGGTAGTCATCCACGGCACGGTCGTGAAGGCGTACATCATTAAAACGAAAACCACCTTCAATACGTAAATTTGGTTTTAAATAGTAACCTGTATGGGCCTTTAAATTAATATTCTTAGAAAAAAAATTACTTTGGGCCGATTCTTTTGTAGTTGGCCCAATACCGTAAAAATAGCCAAAGGGCGTGTGAAGCAGTTGAGCTTCGGTTTCGAGATATATTTTGGAAGTTAAATGAGGGTTAAAATAACGCAGCGCAAACTCTTTGAGATAATCTTGGGCCATTTCGCCATAAAAAGTAATCTCCGATTCGGGTGTAGGGTATAAATAAGCAAGAGCTGCGCCACTTACTTTAAAGACGCTGTTATACTGGCCAATAACAGCCAGTATAGCCTTAATGGCGCCGTCCTTTTTATCCGATAATAACACCACAGGCATAAGCCCATAGGTATTGCCCTTGTCAGGGCGAGATTCCCATACTGGAACAGGAAAAATATCAAACTCACGATTTTTAAAAAAATCAAATTTTCCTTTTTTTGGTTCTTCCTTTTTTTGTTCAGGAGCAGGTGGTGTTTTAACAAGCGGCTTGGCGAGAGCCTGTATACTATAGAAAGTTACAAGAGAGATAAAAAGAATGAGAATATGCAAGAAGGGTGATGATAATTTCTTCATTTTTTTTCTTTCACCCTAACCCCGATAGCGGGATAAGTCTCTTATCTAAATAGTTCTATGCCTTCGGCACAGATTTTTTTTGTAAAAGACTAAACAATGCCGGCATCAGAATAAGGCTTGTTACTAAACAGGTCAAGCTACCAATTGTCATAATTTGTCCAAAGCTGGCCAGGCCGCGGTGGTGAACAAAGGCCAGCGGTCCAAAGCCAATAAGCATGGTGCCAAGTGATAGGATGATGGGAGTAGCTAAATCATAAAAAGTTTTTTCGGCAGATCCCGTTTCTTTAAAATGATGCACCATATGGATGCCGGTATCAATAGCCGAGCCAACAAGGAGAGGTAATGCAAAAAAATTGGCCAGGCTTAAACGGATGCCTAAAATGCCCATTATCATAAAAAGCCACAATACGCCTATGGCCAGCGGGATAATGGCAATAATACAATCACCCAGTTTGCGTAAATCTACCCATAAAATTGTGCAAACAATCACAAGCGTTAGACCGGCAATCATCAAAAAGCCACGTTC contains:
- a CDS encoding BamA/TamA family outer membrane protein is translated as MKKLSSPFLHILILFISLVTFYSIQALAKPLVKTPPAPEQKKEEPKKGKFDFFKNREFDIFPVPVWESRPDKGNTYGLMPVVLLSDKKDGAIKAILAVIGQYNSVFKVSGAALAYLYPTPESEITFYGEMAQDYLKEFALRYFNPHLTSKIYLETEAQLLHTPFGYFYGIGPTTKESAQSNFFSKNINLKAHTGYYLKPNLRIEGGFRFNDVRLHDRAVDDYPASLTLFAGNPKVTSAKNLKTDIGLVFDNRTNSEYSDKGTLASLMSSYSFDGFLSDNTFQALDFEISHILPIIKNRWKSVFRFHTQGVWGNNIPFYEQSAIGGPTELRSFVPGRFIDSSKMVFQIEQRIKVADLKVMGKKFSVNADPFFEVGRVFPSWNHINTNNWQPVGGLGIRAFVPPNVIGRIDMAYGKEGFEIYTGLGYPF
- a CDS encoding S41 family peptidase, whose product is MKKKLFFICLLLISRTSFALSDKIYQELETFTRILDMVDREYVDAVDEHRLIEGAIEGMLATLDPHTLYLPPDMYADFKSDTEGRYGGIGIEITVKEGTLVVVAPLEDSPAFKAGVKSGDRILKINGELAKGMTLLDAVHKMRGSKGQKIVLTLWHEGMQKPVDVTMVRELIKVASVKKELLENNVGYVRITSFQEHTGDELKDALDDLNKQSGSLKGIILDLRDNPGGLFTEAVSVSDLFLSNGVIVSTKGRNRVEEVESAKPGSPFEKTPMVVLVNGGSASASEIVTGALQDTKRAKVLGTTSFGKGSVQTLMDMGDKSALKITIAKYYTPKGRSIDGKGIVPDIILDNDTYKRENPKASDSDPKAFMDFQKKKAFDFIEKMSL